DNA sequence from the Arthrobacter crystallopoietes genome:
ATCCGGGTGGACGTGACCGAAGCCGAACAGGGCAGCGGCGTGCCCACGGCGGTACGCGATGTGGTGCTGCTGCCCTCGCGCGGCGAATCGCTGGTGGACGTGCTGGCGAACGACTCGGATCCGGCCGGCGGCGTGCTGGTGGTCCAGTCCGTTTCCGTGCCGCGCGGTGCTCCGGCGGACGTGGCCGTGCTGAACCACTCCATCCTGCGCGTCAACGATGCCCGCGGGCTGACCGCGCCGCTGACCATCACTTACACCGTCTCCAACGGCTCCGGCAGCGCCACCGGCGAAGTGGCGATTTTCCCGGTTCCCGCGCCGGCCAAGCTGCTGCCGCCGCGGGCCCACAATGACGAGGCGGTGGTCCGAGCCGGCGACATCGTAAACATCCCGGTGCTGGAGAACGATGAACATCCCAACGGCGCCGCCCTGACCCTGGACACGGAGCTGGTGGAAGCCCCCGCCGCGGCGGACGGCACCATCGCGATTTCCGGCAACCAGCTGCGGTTCAAGGCCGGGCCGGAGGCTACGGGTGGAAAAACAGTCACGGCCGTCTACCGGATCAGCGGGCCGGACGGCCAGGTGGCCAGCGCGCAGGTGCGGATCCGCATCACCGAACCGGACACTGAAAACAACGCCCGCCCGGTGCCGAAGAACCTGACCGCCCGCGTGCTGGCCGGCAAAACCGTCAGCATCCCCGTGCCGCTGGACGGGATCGATCCGGACGGCGACTCGGTCAGCCTGGCGGGACTGGAACGCGCGCCGACACTGGGCACCGCCGTGATCAAGGCCGCCGCCATCGAATACACCGCCGGCGGCGGCTCCACCGGCACGGACACCATCAGCTACGTGGTCCAGGACAGGCTCGGCGCGCGCTCCACCGCGACGATTTCCATCGGCATCGCCCCGTCCTCGGACGCCAACCAGCCGCCCAACGCCGTCGACGACGAGGCGAGCGTGCGCCCCGGCCGGAACCTGTCCGTGGACGTGCTCAAGAACGATTCGGACCCCGACGGCGACCGCATCGCCTTTGCCACCGACGGCCTGAGCTCGGACGCGGACCTGCAGCTGAGCCTGCGGGAGGGACGCCTGCGGATTGCTGCCCCGGAAACGGAAGGCACCGCCGTCGTCCGCTATACCATCACCGATGGCCGCGGCGGCACCTCAACCGGGACGCTGACCGTGAAGGTTGATCCGGACGCGCCGCTGCTGCCGCCGGTGGCGCGGGATGACCGGGTGGCGGTGGCGGAGACCACCGGCAAGGACCAGGTCAGCGTTCCGCTGCTGAACAATGACGAGGACCCCGACGGCGACCTGGGCGAGCTGGCCATCAGCGTCGACGATCCGGCCGGCGGCGCCGCCCTGGCCGAGGACCGTACCCTGACCGTGCCTGTCCGGGCCGACACGCAGATCATTGCCTACACACTCGAGGACGTGGACTCGCTGACCTCCACCGCGTTCGTGGTGGTGCCCGGCAACGGGGACCAGCGGCCGGCGCTGAAGGACCAGCAGCCGCTGGAGGTCCGCTCCGGCGAGCCGCTGGCGCTGGACATCGGGCAGCTGGTGGCGGTCCGCGAGGGCAGGACTCCGCGGCTGACCCAGGATGACAAGGTGGCCGCCGTAGCCGGTTCTGCGCGGATCGACGGCGCCACGGACCTGACCTTCACCTCCAACGACGGCTACGCCGGTGCCGCCTCCGTCAGCTTCGAGGTCACCGACGGCTCCGGCCCGGATGATCCGGACGGGCTGAAGGCCACGCTGACCGTGCCGATCACCGTGCTGCCGCTGCCGGAGCAGAATGCGCCGCCCACGCTGAGCGCCAACTCGCTGCAGGTGGCGCAGGCCGGCGAGCCGGCAACCCTGGACCTGCGGGAGGCGGCGAGCGATCCCGATCCTCAGGACGCGGAGGCGCTGGAGTTCGCCGTGACCGGCGGCTCCATCGACGGCGTGGACGTGTCCATCGACGGTAGCGTGCTCACCGCCCGGGCACAGAACAACGCGGCCAAGGGCACCGAGGGCACCATCAATGTCAGCGTCACCGACGGTAACCACGATCCGGTGTCCTCCACCGTGACCATCAGCGTGGTGGCCACGGACCGGCCGCCCGCCGTGGCCGTGGATGACCTGGTGCCGGACGCGCACCAGGGTGAGACCGTGACCGTTCCCGTGCTGGACAACGACTCGAACCCGTTCCCGGAAACGCCGCTGAAGATCCTCAGCGCCCAGCCGCAGGACGGCGGGCAGGGCAGCGTGGCGGTCAGCGGGGACGCCCTGGAGATCACGCCGAACGAGGACTTCGTGGGCACCATGGGCGTGATCTACCGCATCCAGGACGCCACCGAGGACCCGGACCGCGAGACCGAAGGCCGCGTCACGCTGACCGTGAAGGGCAAGCCGGACGCGCCGAGCACGCCGCGGATGGTCAGCGAGGGCAACCGGACCGCCGTACTGACGTGGGAAGTGCCTGCGGACAACGGTGAACGGATCACCTCCTACACGGTGTCCGGCGGCGGCTTCAGCCAAGAGTGCGCGGCCAACACCTGCACGCTGGAGAACCTGACCAATAACCAGGAGTACAACTTCACCGTGACGGCCACCAACGCGGTGGGAACTTCCGAAGCTTCGCCGGCGTCCGGCGTCGTCCGTCCGGATGTGAAACCCGAAACTCCGGCCGTGCCGCAGCTGGTGTTCGGCGACGGCGCGCTGACCGTGACCTGGCAGACCCCGGCGTCGCAAGGCTCGCCGGTGGAGTCCTTCAACCTTGAGATCTCACCGGCCCCGCCGGTGGGCGAGCTGCAGAAGAACGGCGTCACCGGGAACTCGCTGGTCTGGAACGGACTGGCCAACGGCACCGCCTACAAGGTGCGGGTGCAGGCGAATAACCGCGCGTCCACGCCGTCCGACTGGGGCGCCTACTCCGCCGAGGAGATTCCCGCCGGCGTGCCCGGCGCCCCGTCCACGCCCACCGCCACGCGGACCACCAGTGCGGTGAACGAGGGCTCCATCGATGTGGCCTGGACGGCACCGGCCAACACCAACGGCGCTCCGGTGGAAGCGTACGACCTGCGGATCTTCGAAAACGGCGCGCCGGCCGGGACCCGCAGCGGGCTCTCCGCCGGCACCACGGGTGTGTCGCTGACCGGGCTGGACACCGCCGGCAGCTACACCTTCGACGTCGTCGCGCACAACAAGGCCGGTGCGGGGGAGTACAGCGCCCGCTCTGCCGCCGTCGTGCCTTACGGTGTTCCGCACCAGGT
Encoded proteins:
- a CDS encoding Ig-like domain-containing protein; the encoded protein is MNFKGFGQARNAAFRRRGMPATAFSVALAVIGAGIFLHPGTDTADVDLNDGGIWVTNKSQSLVGHLNYQSQLLDGGFKPASANFDVQQEAATVLLQNLDQNAVSTVSVAEMIHGAENQLPGSAKLSLGTEVAAVSDPAAGQVWAVASAGLDSFTPEATQPLAEDAPGAVAVVSNADTVYVADPAAGRLTGYRAPEGGMFEEVSAQDLPGIKDADGLQLTTVGDEPVLLDPAGGTLYLPAGESVELEDAQDARLQQPGDASERVAIATSNGLLAQPLDGGEAQLTEIHNPAPPIAPVQVAGCIHAAWTGDAGYLRDCADDAFDLSQPIPSLSTQSELVFRTNRDVVVLNDVNAGNVWLVNKNLQLVNNWGDLIPPKGDDEDDTTESADITAATRLPERQEENQAPVAVADEFGVRAGRTTVLPVLFNDSDPDGDLLTVTVNGDQPATGTVQRIYQGTGLQIVLPEDASGSSSFSYEVDDGRGGTDTAQVRLRVVPEGSNAAPEQKRETILAVESGQSLSRNVLTDWLDPDGDDLLLMGAVAEDPGDIVRTRPDGVLTYQDVGTSDGEKKVTLTVSDGRTSTTGEVTVEVEPRGELAPVTNPDHVRTTVGEEATIFPLRNDADPTGGSMRLASVGEVPNATVQGNYDVGTVTFSSAAAGTYYLEYLATTGPTSSPGLIRVDVTEAEQGSGVPTAVRDVVLLPSRGESLVDVLANDSDPAGGVLVVQSVSVPRGAPADVAVLNHSILRVNDARGLTAPLTITYTVSNGSGSATGEVAIFPVPAPAKLLPPRAHNDEAVVRAGDIVNIPVLENDEHPNGAALTLDTELVEAPAAADGTIAISGNQLRFKAGPEATGGKTVTAVYRISGPDGQVASAQVRIRITEPDTENNARPVPKNLTARVLAGKTVSIPVPLDGIDPDGDSVSLAGLERAPTLGTAVIKAAAIEYTAGGGSTGTDTISYVVQDRLGARSTATISIGIAPSSDANQPPNAVDDEASVRPGRNLSVDVLKNDSDPDGDRIAFATDGLSSDADLQLSLREGRLRIAAPETEGTAVVRYTITDGRGGTSTGTLTVKVDPDAPLLPPVARDDRVAVAETTGKDQVSVPLLNNDEDPDGDLGELAISVDDPAGGAALAEDRTLTVPVRADTQIIAYTLEDVDSLTSTAFVVVPGNGDQRPALKDQQPLEVRSGEPLALDIGQLVAVREGRTPRLTQDDKVAAVAGSARIDGATDLTFTSNDGYAGAASVSFEVTDGSGPDDPDGLKATLTVPITVLPLPEQNAPPTLSANSLQVAQAGEPATLDLREAASDPDPQDAEALEFAVTGGSIDGVDVSIDGSVLTARAQNNAAKGTEGTINVSVTDGNHDPVSSTVTISVVATDRPPAVAVDDLVPDAHQGETVTVPVLDNDSNPFPETPLKILSAQPQDGGQGSVAVSGDALEITPNEDFVGTMGVIYRIQDATEDPDRETEGRVTLTVKGKPDAPSTPRMVSEGNRTAVLTWEVPADNGERITSYTVSGGGFSQECAANTCTLENLTNNQEYNFTVTATNAVGTSEASPASGVVRPDVKPETPAVPQLVFGDGALTVTWQTPASQGSPVESFNLEISPAPPVGELQKNGVTGNSLVWNGLANGTAYKVRVQANNRASTPSDWGAYSAEEIPAGVPGAPSTPTATRTTSAVNEGSIDVAWTAPANTNGAPVEAYDLRIFENGAPAGTRSGLSAGTTGVSLTGLDTAGSYTFDVVAHNKAGAGEYSARSAAVVPYGVPHQVQGVTAAATGANEQVKLDFAAPYNNGSAITGYEYAIDGGGWRAFGGPGATVSSPTNGQNHTWKVRALNAGGPGAASPASNATSAYGPITDASNLAASTAGPKVTFTWNANWQAYGNGRRITGSSVTVNGQAVNAGAGSWTSPEEANKSYTITVTVSRSDGSRSFSRTQVVPPAEITGIYRGDRVNVDGTSGWHYVIVDYRNFPQGTRDVWCRANGSNLDPNYGRAPIGFAHSGRVQTKCIAKIDSSEPGAITMSVEGLGDFAFSNWSG